One Trichormus variabilis 0441 genomic window, AGCGGGTAGTCCTGATTTAGCTAAAGTGCGGGCGGCGGCTTATGGTCAAACCATAGATGCACCTGAAGGAAAGGTGACAGTTAATGCTAATCATCACATATCTAAAGTTGTGCGGATTGGTGAAGTTAGAGATGATGGTTTGTTTGATATTGTTTATGCTACGCCTGCGCCAGTTGAGCCAGTCCCTTGGAATCAATTTGTGAAGGAAACGAAAGGATTTGCTTGCGATTGGTCAGATCCAGCTAAGGGTGGTAAGTACAAAAAAGCTTAATTAGTCAATGGTCAATGGTCATTAGTCATTAGTTAATAGTCAAGATTGTTACTTTTGACTGTTGACCTTGGACTTTTGACTCTTGATTGAAAATAAGCCTATAGCTGGTGAATAAAAATGTTAACAGGTTTTTTGGATGCTGTATTTAATGGTATTAGCATCGGTTCTGTGCTATTAATTGCCGCCTTGGGATTAGCCATTATTTTTGGCTTGATGGGGGTGATTAATATGGCGCATGGCGAATTGATGATGTTTGGGGCTTATACAACATTTGTTGTACAGAATGGCTGTAAACAATTGGGCGGTTTTTGGTTTGAGATTTATATATTTCTGGCGTTAATTATTGCTTTCTTTTTCACTGCATTTATTGGATTAATTCTGGAAAGAGGTGTGATTCGTCACCTCTATGGAAGACCTCTAGAAACGTTGTTAGCAACTTGGGGCGTAAGTTTAATTTTCCAACAGTTTGTCCGTAGTGTGAATTGGGTTTTAGTAATTGGCTTGGGCTTGTTTTCTCTGTTGTTTTTTGGGGGGTTATGGGTTTTAAATTCCCGGACAAATTTAGAGAGAATTCGTAATTGGGTTGTGGCGGTGATTTTCTTGCTATCTTTGGGGGTGACAATCACCACAGGTAACTTATTAAGTCAAACTTATCAGCTAGCAGTAACCCAACCTTGGTTTGGGGCGCAAAATGTTGATGTGACTGCGCCTAGATGGTTACAAACCGGCGTATCTTTAGGTGGGGTACAATTACCATTCGCCAGGTTATTTATTATTGCTTTGACAATAATTTGTGTGGGGGGAATTTATCTATTTTTACAGCGTTCTAGCTGGGGATTAAGAATTCGGGCTGTGACACAAAACCGGAGTATGAGTGCTTGTTTGGGTATCCCCACCGAAAAAGTTGATGCGATTACCTTTGCTTTGGGTTCTGGTTTGGCGGGTGTGGCTGGGTGTGCGATTAGTTTGCTTGGTTCTGTGGGGCCAAATACCGGACAAAATTATATTATCGATACTTTCATGGTGGTGGTTGTTGGGGGTGTGGGTAACTTAGCGGGTACTATTGTCGCTGCTTTGGGAATTGGGACAGCTAACTTTTTAATTGGTTCTGGGACTATAGCTTTGTTGTCAACTCCTGTGAAACCTCTAGCAGATTTCTTGACGTTTTTTGCCACCACAAGTATGGCTAAAGTAATGGTATTTGTGTTGATTATTTTATTTCTACAGTGGAAGCCGGCGGGGATTTTTCCGCAGAAGGGACGTAGTGTTGATGTTTAATTTTTTTAATCTCACGCAGAGACGCGGAGGGCGCAGAGAATGAAGCAGGGAGGACGGTTGATATTAGTTGAGGTTGGGGTGGTGGTAGCGATCGCTCTCTTCCTCATTCTAATTATGCCATTGGTGTTGTCAGAGTTTCGCTTGAATTTGTTGGGGCGATTTTTGTCACTGGCGATTGTGGCTTTAGGGATTGATTTGATTTGGGGTTACACTGGCTTACTCAGTTTGGGACACGGGATTTTCTTTGGGTTGGGTGGATACGCGATCGCTATGTACCTGAAGTTGCAAATCCCAGAGGGTGAGTTACCTGATTTTATGGGATTGTATGGGGTGACGGAACTTCCTTGGTTTTGGCGACCTTTTTATTCTTTCCCCATAGCGGTAGCGACTGTAGTGATAGTTCCAGGGTTGCTGGCGGGGTTATTAGGATATTTGGTATTTCGCAACCGGATTAAGGGCGTTTATTTTTCAATTTTGACCCAAGCTGCAATTATTGTGTTTTTCAATTTTTTTAACGGTCAACAGCAATTTTTTAATGGGACAAATGGGCTAATAGATTTTACAACTTTGTTTGGTGCAACTGTCAGCGACCCAAAAACAAAATTTATTTTCTACACTCTCACCGTCTTGTTTCTTGCTGCTACCTACGGGATTTGTCGCTGGTTGACTAGTGGACGCTTTGGACGACTGTTAATTGCAATTCGAGACGATGAAAGTCGTGTAAGGTTCTCTGGCTATGACCCCACAGATTTTAAAACATTAGTGTTTGCCGTTTCTGGTGCGATCGCTGGTATTGCAGGAGCATTTTACACCCTGCAAAGTGGTTCTGTCTCCCCTAGAGCTATGGATATCGCTTTTTCCATTGAAATGGTGATTTGGGTAGCTGTGGGTGGACGTGCTACATTAATCGGGGCAGTTTTGGGAACTTTATTAGTTAATTATGCCCGTGCTTTTTTGAGTGAACAATTTGCTGAAATCTGGCTATTTTTCCAAGGTGCATTATTTTTAATTGTTGTGACCGTCCTTCCTGATGGCTTAGTAGGATGGTTGCGTAGCCAAAATATTCCTTTTCTCAAACGCCCTCAACAAATTGCTACATATCCCAGTTTGGAAGAAGACCCAGAAGTACAACATGAACGCCAAAATCTTGGAAACTGAAAATGTTACTGTGAGCTTTGATGGTTTTAAAGCTCTCAACCAACTAAATTTTAGTATGGATGTGGGGGAATTGCGAGTAGTAATTGGCCCTAATGGTGCGGGTAAAACCACATTTTTGGATGTAATTACAGGGAAAGTCCAACCAACGATAGGCAGAGTTTTATTCAAAGGCAAAAACCTGCGTTCTTTACGTGAACATCAAATTGCGCGGCGGGGAATCGGGCGCAAATTCCAAACACCTAGAGTTTATCTCAATCTCACGCCACGGGAAAATTTGGAAATTACCAGTAACCGAAATAAAAATGTTTTTTCTACATTATTTGGGCGTTCTCAACCTACGGAAGAAAATAGTATTAAAGGTTTATTAGAAACCATTGGCTTAACTCCTAAAGCAGATATACCCGCAGCTTTGTTATCTCATGGAGAAAAGCAACGCTTAGAAATTGGAATGTTAGTTGGACAATCCCCAGATTTATTACTTGTGGATGAACCAGTTGCAGGTTTAACTGATGAAGAAACGTATAATATTGGCGAGTTACTTTTAACATTAGCGCAGAGTCATTCCATTTTAGTAATTGAACATGATATGGAATTTGTCCGTCAAATCGCTAAAAAAGTCACAGTTTTACATGAAGGTTCGGTACTTTGTGAAGGTAATTTTGAGGAAGTGCAAAGTGACCCTCGTGTTGTTGAAGTTTATTTAGGACAACAATGAGGGATGTGGGGGTGTAGGGGTGGTGGAATCAAGACAACAGACGCGATTAATCATATATCTAACAATTGTACAGACGCGATTAATCGCGTCTCTGAACCAATATGCTAAATATTTCTAACCTTAACGTTTACTATGGCGAAAGCCATATTCTCCGCAACGTAGATTTAACTGTACCAAATGGGCAAATGATCTGCCTAATTGGACGTAATGGCGTAGGTAAAACAACCTTACTTAAAACAATTATGGGGTTACTGAAACCTCGCAGTGGCACTATTAACTTAGCCGGGAATTTAATTAACTCCAAATCACCAGATCAAAGGGCGAAAATGGGGATAGGTTATGTTCCCCAAGGACGAGATATTATTCCGCGTTTGACAGTTAAAGAAAATCTGTTACTGGGGTTGGAAGCTAGACAAAAACAGGTAAAAAAAGCTGAAATTCCGGAAGAAATTTTTGGCTTATTTCCTGTGTTGAAAACTATGTTATCGCGGATGGGTGGTGATTTAAGTGGTGGACAACAGCAACAACTGGCGATCGCTCGTGCTTTAATGGGACAGCCTCAATTATTGGTTTTGGATGAACCTACAGAAGGGATTCAACCCTCAATCATCCTGGAAATTGAAGCAGCCGTCCGTCGCATTATTGAAACTACAGGCATTTCTGTTTTACTTGTAGAACAACATTTACACTTTGTCCGTCAGGCTGATTACTATTACGCTATGCAAAAGGGGGCTATTGTTGCATCTGGTTCTACTGATGAACTGAGTCAGGATGTGATTCAACGGTTTTTGGCAGTTTAGCTCACGCAGTACCGCTAAGGCGGAACCCGCAGGGTGGCGTGAAGACGCAGAGAGGATGAATCAATTCAAAATTCAAAATAAAGAGTTTGAAATTTCAGCACATCAAATTTCATCTCCTGATTAAGTAACGCCTCAGATTTTATTAACTAGATGTTCTACGGTGTCAGCATCATTTGGTAAGGCGGCGGTGAGGACTTCGCTGCCTGTATCTGTAACTAAAACATCATCTTCAATGCGGATTCCTCGGACATCGGCAAACTGAGAGAGGCGTTCCCAGTTGACTGTATATTGATATCTTGAGCGAATTTTTTCATCGTTTAAGATGGCGGGAACTTGGTAGAAACCGGGTTCAATTGTGACTAACATTCCTGTACGTAGGGGACGATTTAAACGCAGGTAGCCCAAGCCGAAGCGATCGCTCCTTTTCTTCCCTTCTTCATAGCCGGCTAAATCACCCAGGTCTTCCATATCGTGGACATCTAAACCCAAGAGATGACCTATACCGTGGGGGAAAAATAAAGCATGGGCATCTTTTTCTACTAAATCTTCGGGATTACCTCGCAAAATGCCTAAATTTACCAAACCTTCGGCAATAACCCTAGCCCCTACTAGATGAATCTCTGCATACTCTACACCAGGAAGGATGTTGGCAATGCAGGTATCATGGGCTGCCAGTACTACATCATATATATCCCGTTGTGTGGGGGAAAACTTACCAGACACAGGCCAGGTACGGGTAATATCAGCAGCCCAACCTAATTCTGTTTCGCCACCGACATCGGCTAGTAATAAATCCCCTGGTTGCAGAGGATGGTGATATTGTTCGTTGTGTAGAACTTCGCCATGAACGGTAACGATACTGTTATAGGCAGTCGTCATGTTGTGAGCGATGAAAACGCTTTCCATTGCAGCTCTAACTTCCGCTTCTATTTTGGCGTTGGCGGTGGCTACCATACCGGCTTTGTGGGCTGCTACACTCACAGTTGCTGCCTTACGTAACTCGGCTAATGCGCCTGCGTCGTGGATGAGGCGTAAGGTGACGATCGCTTTCGTTAATTCTAAATCAATTCCTTCCGGTTGACTTTGCGGTAATACCCATCTGTTCAGTAGTTGGGACTGCTGCGTCCAGGTTGTAGCATCTTGGACGGCAATAGTGGCTGCACCTGCTAGGAATGGCGTTAATTCTGATAAGGGTTTAGCTGCATCTGCGCCAATAGTCTCAGCTATTTCCTCACGTTTGGGCGTTTCTCCATGCCACAGGGCGCTACCAGGTGCAGGATCATCGATAAATAATGTCAGCTTACCCGCTTCTAGGTGAATTGCGGCGTTGGGTAGGGGTAAGCCAGCAAAATAGAGGAAGTGACTGCTAGCCCGAAACGGAAAGCGATTGGCAGGAAAATTGCGTGCATTGCTGCCACCTGACCATAAAATGGCAGGAAAATCGATGAGGCGGGCTAATTTTTGACGGCGATCGCGCAAAGTATCAGCTAGAGAACCCATAATTAGTTATCGCTATTTAATCGTTATCTTCTTTATCATTATCCTGACTGTCACGGTTCGTCCTGCACTTATCACTCTAATTTCTAAGGTACTGCATTGCCCGTTATTCATGTTCAATATGGCTTGAGAGAAAAAAGCTAGGCTCAACCGTACTTCCTCCCCCTTCTCGTCTTAATTTTAAATTTTGAATTGATTCATACTCTATGGGACAAATCATTACTCAAGTAGATGCTTTCACTGATAAACCCTTCGGGGGAAATCCTGCGGCTGTCTGTGTTGTGCCGTCTCCTCAACCAGATATCTGGATGCAGAATATAGCCCAGGAAATGAACTTATCGGAGACGGCTTTTTTAGTCAAACAAGATGATGGTTTTAATCTGCGGTGGTTCACGCCGACGGTGGAAGTACCGCTTTGTGGTCATGCAACCTTAGCCAGCGCTCATGTGTTGTGGTCGGAAGGGCATTTATCACCCGATGAAATAGCCCGTTTTCATACCAAAAGTGGCTTACTCATTGCCAAGCGCCAAGGTGATTGGATTGAGTTAGATTTTCCGGTGAATCACTCACAACCCATAACCACACCCCCAGAACTGACTGAGGCCTTGGGTGTTTCTTTAAAATCAGTTTTCCAAAACTCTCTAGGCTATTTGGTAGAGGTGGAATCTGAGGATGTGGTGCGAAATCTACAGCCCAATTTTCAGCTACTCAAAACTTTAGCTGTGGCTGATGTGATAGTTACTAGCCAAACTCAGCCTGATTCCCCATACGATTTTGTTTCTCGCTTCTTTGCCCCAGGCTTAGGTATCAACGAAGATCCAGTCACAGGTGCGGCTCATTGCTGCTTGGCCAGTTACTGGCGCGATCGCCTGGGTAAAGATGAGTTTTTGGCTTATCAAGCCTCTAGCCGTGGTGGAGTGGTCAAGGTGAGTTATGGGGGAGGCGATCGGGTTTTTCTCGCAGGACAGGCGGTTACTGTTTTGAGGGGAGAGTTAATTTAACGCAAAGG contains:
- the urtB gene encoding urea ABC transporter permease subunit UrtB; protein product: MLTGFLDAVFNGISIGSVLLIAALGLAIIFGLMGVINMAHGELMMFGAYTTFVVQNGCKQLGGFWFEIYIFLALIIAFFFTAFIGLILERGVIRHLYGRPLETLLATWGVSLIFQQFVRSVNWVLVIGLGLFSLLFFGGLWVLNSRTNLERIRNWVVAVIFLLSLGVTITTGNLLSQTYQLAVTQPWFGAQNVDVTAPRWLQTGVSLGGVQLPFARLFIIALTIICVGGIYLFLQRSSWGLRIRAVTQNRSMSACLGIPTEKVDAITFALGSGLAGVAGCAISLLGSVGPNTGQNYIIDTFMVVVVGGVGNLAGTIVAALGIGTANFLIGSGTIALLSTPVKPLADFLTFFATTSMAKVMVFVLIILFLQWKPAGIFPQKGRSVDV
- the urtC gene encoding urea ABC transporter permease subunit UrtC, yielding MKQGGRLILVEVGVVVAIALFLILIMPLVLSEFRLNLLGRFLSLAIVALGIDLIWGYTGLLSLGHGIFFGLGGYAIAMYLKLQIPEGELPDFMGLYGVTELPWFWRPFYSFPIAVATVVIVPGLLAGLLGYLVFRNRIKGVYFSILTQAAIIVFFNFFNGQQQFFNGTNGLIDFTTLFGATVSDPKTKFIFYTLTVLFLAATYGICRWLTSGRFGRLLIAIRDDESRVRFSGYDPTDFKTLVFAVSGAIAGIAGAFYTLQSGSVSPRAMDIAFSIEMVIWVAVGGRATLIGAVLGTLLVNYARAFLSEQFAEIWLFFQGALFLIVVTVLPDGLVGWLRSQNIPFLKRPQQIATYPSLEEDPEVQHERQNLGN
- the urtD gene encoding urea ABC transporter ATP-binding protein UrtD, which encodes MNAKILETENVTVSFDGFKALNQLNFSMDVGELRVVIGPNGAGKTTFLDVITGKVQPTIGRVLFKGKNLRSLREHQIARRGIGRKFQTPRVYLNLTPRENLEITSNRNKNVFSTLFGRSQPTEENSIKGLLETIGLTPKADIPAALLSHGEKQRLEIGMLVGQSPDLLLVDEPVAGLTDEETYNIGELLLTLAQSHSILVIEHDMEFVRQIAKKVTVLHEGSVLCEGNFEEVQSDPRVVEVYLGQQ
- the urtE gene encoding urea ABC transporter ATP-binding subunit UrtE, producing the protein MLNISNLNVYYGESHILRNVDLTVPNGQMICLIGRNGVGKTTLLKTIMGLLKPRSGTINLAGNLINSKSPDQRAKMGIGYVPQGRDIIPRLTVKENLLLGLEARQKQVKKAEIPEEIFGLFPVLKTMLSRMGGDLSGGQQQQLAIARALMGQPQLLVLDEPTEGIQPSIILEIEAAVRRIIETTGISVLLVEQHLHFVRQADYYYAMQKGAIVASGSTDELSQDVIQRFLAV
- a CDS encoding aminopeptidase P family protein, producing the protein MGSLADTLRDRRQKLARLIDFPAILWSGGSNARNFPANRFPFRASSHFLYFAGLPLPNAAIHLEAGKLTLFIDDPAPGSALWHGETPKREEIAETIGADAAKPLSELTPFLAGAATIAVQDATTWTQQSQLLNRWVLPQSQPEGIDLELTKAIVTLRLIHDAGALAELRKAATVSVAAHKAGMVATANAKIEAEVRAAMESVFIAHNMTTAYNSIVTVHGEVLHNEQYHHPLQPGDLLLADVGGETELGWAADITRTWPVSGKFSPTQRDIYDVVLAAHDTCIANILPGVEYAEIHLVGARVIAEGLVNLGILRGNPEDLVEKDAHALFFPHGIGHLLGLDVHDMEDLGDLAGYEEGKKRSDRFGLGYLRLNRPLRTGMLVTIEPGFYQVPAILNDEKIRSRYQYTVNWERLSQFADVRGIRIEDDVLVTDTGSEVLTAALPNDADTVEHLVNKI
- a CDS encoding PhzF family phenazine biosynthesis protein translates to MGQIITQVDAFTDKPFGGNPAAVCVVPSPQPDIWMQNIAQEMNLSETAFLVKQDDGFNLRWFTPTVEVPLCGHATLASAHVLWSEGHLSPDEIARFHTKSGLLIAKRQGDWIELDFPVNHSQPITTPPELTEALGVSLKSVFQNSLGYLVEVESEDVVRNLQPNFQLLKTLAVADVIVTSQTQPDSPYDFVSRFFAPGLGINEDPVTGAAHCCLASYWRDRLGKDEFLAYQASSRGGVVKVSYGGGDRVFLAGQAVTVLRGELI